In Gouania willdenowi chromosome 15, fGouWil2.1, whole genome shotgun sequence, one DNA window encodes the following:
- the calm2a gene encoding calmodulin 2a (phosphorylase kinase, delta): protein MADQLTEEQIAEFKEAFSLFDKDGDGTITTKELGTVMRSLGQNPTEAELQDMINEVDADGNGTIDFPEFLTMMARKMKDTDSEEEIREAFRVFDKDGNGYISAAELRHVMTNLGEKLTDEEVDEMIREADIDGDGQVNYEEFVQMMTAK from the exons ATG GCGGATCAGCTGACAGAAGAGCAGATTGCTG aGTTCAAGGAGGCGTTTTCACTCTTTGACAAAGATGGGGATGGCACCATCACGACCAAAGAACTGGGCACCGTGATGCGGTCTCTAGGCCAGAACCCCACAGAGGCAGAGCTGCAGGACATGATCAATGAAGTGGACGCTGACG GAAACGGAACGATAGACTTCCCAGAGTTTTTGACTATGATGGCCAGAAAGATGAAGGACacagacagtgaggaggagattAGAGAAGCATTCCGTGTGTTCGATAAG GATGGTAACGGGTACATCAGTGCTGCTGAGCTGCGCCATGTGATGACGAACCTGGGGGAGAAGCTAACTGATGAAGAGGTGGATGAGATGATCAGAGAAGCAGATATTGATGGAGACGGACAGGTCAACTATGAAG AGTTCGTACAAATGATGACGGCGAAGTGA